attttgctatattagtAAATATTTCCAGCATtctgtcatttaaaataatttcccaaaacaaaaataaaaaatggtctTCTTATCTTGAAAGGTATAAGTATAAAGGAAGGGTGTTCTGAAGTAGAGTGACTATGAATGAACATATTCCATTGCAGAATAACATTCTTAAGAAATCATAAAAATGATTTAAACATTTTCTGAGTAATAGATTAgcataaaagagaaaaaaatgaggAATTCATAACTATCTCAAGATTCTTTTAACTggctcaattttttttaattgtcagCATATCAAAAAACTAAGATCATCCCAATGCTACTTTAGTCAGCCCACATTAATACGACTTCATCCCACTCAAAATTAGTAATAAATCAAGAATTACCACTGCAGTCGAAGACATAGACAAGAATGCACCAACAAATACCCCCTCTGAAGATTTACCGCCACATAGCTGCAAAAGCAAGCAATTTTACATTAGAAGAAACAATGGACAGGTAAGCGATATAAAAGAATGCACTTATATGGAAGTAACAAGTagaaaaagaagacaagaaTATCCCAGAGACAGCATTGACCCCTATACTTTTGCGCAAAGCAGTTAACTCTAGCTGTTGTATTGCCCACCAAAGTTCCAGCCAGTAATGCCAATTAAAAGAAACAGTAGGTAAGCTAAACCAAACCAAATACCATAAGGAAGGCCACGAAAAGGGCAATTCTTGTCTACGTCTTCTGTACCATGACCAGATTTACTAGTAGAAAGACTCAGGTATAACTGCAACGAGCTTACCTAAGCCATCaggattttttcttttctttttacttggGCCTAGAAACTAGACAGCCGAAAGTTTTACAAAAAGTCAACAACTTTGGGCCCTAGGAGTAAAATGTAGATATAGTCACTCACTCAGAGGAAATACACTATACAGCGCATAAAATTTCACAAGTACTCTCCATGAAAAGATTGTGTAAAAGCATGATGACAATTAAAAATATGAAGAGCAACCATTTTGAACAATAACAGTAATAGATAGATAGCAGAAGAAATAGATTTGAGAATATGTGAGAAAAAGAGAGGCACACACACGGAGATGGGAAACAATTAGATACTAATTTTGCCCAAAACACTTCCTCAATTTGAAGACACTTGAACAAGAGTGCATAATAAACGTGTGTACAATATAGGAATTAGGATGGATGCTCTTAACCCAGGATCTTTCGGATATTGACAAATACTTGTTCATATTCATagctgaaattttcaaaaacatctTATCAACATATCTAAAATCCACAAAATGAATCTACCCAAGAACATGAATTTGCaagattaataaaattaaaaagaaaaagaaccgAAACCATGAAGCATGATAACTTTATCCTATACTGAAAAGCACTGTACAAAGAATCAAAATCAGAACTGTGAGCTTGAAAATGCAACTATTTGGGTGATACGGCACAAAAATACacaaactaaaaattaaaataaaatgaaaggttaattaaaaaaaaaaaacaaaaaatcaccGTACAGCTGGAATAACTCTCATCAGAATGTAAGACATACCGAAGCAGTAATTCCACACAAGCACATAAAAAGGAAAATCTGAAGCAGTCCTCCAAGAACCGCCACTGCTCGAACTACACGAAGCTGGAAAAGAACAGAGATTATTGACAATCTAAATAGGTTGTAAACCAGcgattgttaaaaaaaatctgGAAGAAACGTCAGGCAGACTTTGGTAGTGGAGAACTCCAGGCCCAATGCAAAAAGAAGGAAGATCACACCAAACTGAGCAACTGTCTCAACCTGAATGGATATGTAAATGACAGATTAAATTCTGGTGAAGCAATCTAATATATTAAGGTAATATCCGGGAATTCCGGAAGCATAAATTCTTGATAGTATCATAACTCATAAGAATCAATAATAATGCTCAAGACAATTAAATATTCATTATTCCATaactaatttaaaaaagaaaaaactgagaaaaaagtcaaattttgatttCACGAGTATGCATACTCATTCAATAACAACAGCCTAATGTTACAGTTAGCATATGAACCAAATGTAATATCCGGGAATTCCAGAAGTATAAATTCTTGATAGTATCATAACTCATAAGAATCAATAATAATGCTCAAGACAATTAAATATTCATTATTCCATaactaattaaaaagaaaacaaaaaaaggtcAAAATTTGCTTTGACAAGTATACATACTCATTCAATAACGAGCCTAATGTTACAGTTAGCATATGAACCAAATGTAATAGATTTACAAATTTTATCCAGTACCTAAAATCCAATAAGTATACCTCTTAGCTTTATAATAAAACAGAATGTAACAACAGAAAAGAATCAGCGAGAGAAATTCATAAATTTGTCAACTGAATGAAATGGACATAAATGATACATACTTGCACCATTTCACTGACAAAGCTTAAACCTCCAGGTCCAATGAGAGATCCAGCTAACAGGTATCCAGTAAAGACCTGCAAATTTCAGAATGCCGTAAGCACCATTTACAAAGAAGAAAGTTTTAGGCcatttaaaagaattttgaggcTTATGTCCTGAAGCTCACCCTCTCAAGGTAAAGCAATGTTTTTTAGAAATCAAATCGTATGCTATTAAAAATAAAGTTCAAAAACTAGATGGATATTCTATATTTAACATCAGATTTAAATATTTGGAAAACAATGGGAAATCGCTTTCCAATCTTTCTTAAACAATATCTACTGAAAGCACACCCAAATAAGCAAAACAACTCTTATAAAATGCATATTGGTTTCTTTGGGAAAAATGTTCTTCCATGGAGTGAAAATCAATATACATATGCTTAAATGATAACATGAAGTTTTTTCCGCCACATACGCTTTTGTTTAACAAAGTTGCATATCACATTGGCCATTGATCCTAGGGGCTCTTCCAAAAATCATTTGTGCATTAAACATGCCTTATACAATAAGAATGCTATGGTGCTACATTATGACATTGGTTTTTCGATCTTTTTAGAGAGagaggatgaagaagaagaatgatgaTGATCAGACCGGTTGTCCTGCACAAGCGAAAGCAATGCCACCACAAGTTGCagaaacaataacaacaacTAGATCTGAAATCAATCTGCAGATAAAACAATTTGAAAAGATTGGACCAGTAAGCACTCCATCATATTGATGCATACCAAACAACAATGAATCATGAATCATGAATAAAGACAAGACCCAAGGACTAAGTCCACTGAGCATTACTGATAGAACCCAACCTCAAATCCAATTGGAGCACAGGATACTTTGACTTGGGATTTGAAATAATAAAGACATTGTCCTGAAGAAAAAATCCAATGAAAATGAATCAACTTCaagaataaaattatatttgtttctTTGAAATAGGAATAAAATTGTatttatttgtaaattttaCAGGATAAGTAAAAATGTAACCGGTATACACATTAGGCATACCTTTCGATCAATTAATGTTGGCATGTCTTCTGCTCGATTCTCATTATCTAAATGGAAGACATCATGGAACTGAAATGATCTAAGGTCCAAAAACAGGTAAAAAGTACTATTACAGTTTACTTTCGTACTGGCAACGACTATGGTATTTATTTCATAAACAGTTCAATTTAACGAGTAAAATATATGTTTGTATACAGGAAATGGAAGAACATACTTCTCCTCTTTCGTTTCATTCTTCTTTGACTTAACTCGAGCAACAGTTTCCAAAACTGCCTGACATATGGAAACACATTCATTTCAGTTCATGGGAAAATACCAGTAAGAGATAGCATTGGGAGTACATTAGCAAACATATTTGCTATTCTGACTGCATGATAATTCGTTGAGAAGGACGCAAGAGGATGATAATTCCACATCAGAAAATTTCATCTGACGGCTGGAATTTTGAGGAATCTTATAGCTTTCAAATGGAAATTTGAATTGAGCTAAAACGTCATACATTGAACAGAAAGAGCAGGTGGCCTTGCCTACTGGATTCTATCATTAGTTTTTCTTCTATTAAAAGTCAGTAGAAAGAAAAGACCGGCAGTGACAAGATAAAACGTCGACCTAACCTGCTTCTCAGCAACGCTATTGTTGAAGCTGCCAGGATCCGCGACTGCAAGGGAAAGTGAAAATATAGATACTCTCAAGAAATTCAATGAAACCATAGTTATTTTCTCAAGAAAGTCGATTTGGCCAAAAGATAacataatttattaaattgatAGATGATTTTTCAAGACCATAGAGCATCAAAATCTCTTTCCAGTTAAAATCCTGCTTATTTTCCACATTTCTAGAGACCAAGAGGACGTCTAAGTAGCATGCAGAATTTGAGTTCCATCCAACTCCCAATACCCGACGAAATCACTAACGTAAAACAGCTCTCGAGGTGAAAGCACATCAAAATGAACTGAAAAACAGGTGTCataaaaagaagaacaaaaagaatGCGCAACAAAAGCAAGAACAAGAACTAACCAGAAACCGAAACAAtcaaagagagaagaaaaacaGACCTCAATGTTCAACAAACAAAGAATTGAAGAAACGCATTTCAAGAATTTCACAATCCTAAGCCGAAGGAGGAAGCGGGAGCTTATATACCgaaacaaataacaaaagaGGAAGAAGTGGAAGTCAGATCAACAAACCTTCATCAGTCTGCTCATTTTCAGTAAATTCCCTCTCGAGAGCCCGATCGATTATGTTAGCAAAACTATGGTCATCATTGGCGGATCTCGAGGAGTTAGAGTCGGCAGTAGCATTGATCTCGCCGGGCACCAACTCGGATTTAGTGACGGTTATGAGAGAAATGGAAAGGGAAGGGAAAGTAGCGAAGCAGAGAAGAAGgtgaaagaagagaaagaggacAAGAATTGTAGATAACGATAACCTCATTGCAGAAATAACAACGATAAGGAAGCGGTGGCCGGCGCGGTGGCGGTGGCGGTGGCGGTGGCGGTGGCCTCCGTCTCCGAGCGGGTTAATAGAAGAGCGGAAGGAAGGAAGTCTAAAAAAGGTAGTTTTTATTCCTTCttgtttatttataattataattttatttatttattttcagtTAAGTGAACGGCAATGGAGGGAGTAATAAATGAAAGTACGAAAATACCCCTAGTAATTAGAGGAAATCACTTTGTTGACGGTGGAGAAGGAAAATGCAAGATGTACGGACGTTACGCAAGAGATGTGTGACTTTGGGCATGGTGAATGCCGAATGGTCCATTCTTTTACTATATGCcctaatttcaaatatatatatacacattataTATCATCCCATGCAATTGAGCATATgcttaacttttttttatactCGATTATTTTATTTATACGATAGTTTATATTTAGAATGTAGATTATTTTACTTTGAATTATAATAGAATGAGTTTGAGGTGTAAACTATcttagtttgaaaaaaaaaacaaaaaataaaagatgatAAACGTAAAATAGTAAAAGTTGTAACAAATAGTAAATACATTAGTGTTGAAGTTTTGAAATAATATTGTTAATCGTAGTTAATTGAATGATTATATGTTAAATATGATTGTTTGCAACTAAAATGTGTTTTTGTTGATTTCAAGATAAATGGTGGAGATGATCATTTGCATGCAAAAGCGACTTTGATTAAGATGGAAGACGTAAATGTTTGGTGTAAATTTTTGTATAGTATAGTATATAGTGAAtgtttatattaaaatattaatgatATCTATCACTTAATTatactttaattatataatttgcATTACTTAATTGACGTTAGGAAATAACATTCTAAGGTAAGTATTTCTATTTTATTCGGATGTTTGAACTTCTCTTTTATCATGTTTTACTAAATTAATGTCCATTTTTAGTAGGTATtgaacttttataaatatatgaaatggagataaatataagaattcaaaatatagttaaatttaacACTATATCTAAATTTAATAACCTATTTAATGATTGATATAAATGTATGTAACTTTGCTATAAAAAAAGTAGAGGTGCATTATCCACATAAAAATATTGTGTAGTTTTTAAATACAAACATTAAATACTAAATAGGTTATATTTGTGTAAGTTAGGTTTGACCTCTTTTGAATCTAATTAATATGGGGAAAAATTAAATGAACTTTTACCTTATAACTTGGGATAATATTGTGGTActtaattaaaatttcaaactaataataatgATTTGATGTAATTAATacacttttaaaatttaaagtattTATGGTTAGTTATCGtatctatttttttatagtataaaataaatttgtagTTAGTAGTATATACTTATTTAGtcaacaaaaacttaactcAATTGACACATATGTGACAAGAGGCGTCGGGTTCAAATCTCTACCCCTAATTTGTACTAAGAAAACATATACTTTTCGATAGATAATTCAaaagtttattttatgttttcaaattcGATTCTAAAAATATGCCTCTTGTAAATAatttggattttattttttaaaacgattatggaaaaaaataaacattttaatgttttcattACTTTTTAGATTATGAATTTGGAAGTTTCAAGTTCATAATCATACTAGGGAAGTGTTTAAAATGTTAATAAAAGTTGTTTTTACTTGTTTAGATTAATAATTAAGTTGTTTTTACTCAACAATTAAGCTATGAATATAGTTATTAGTATTTGATTTCTATTCATATTAGACTAAATAAAAATGACATATCATCTTTTACAAGCATTTATAAAAGACGTTgaaaatacatataaattgatatttaatATCGATATCCAACTTTTGAACTTACGAATATATATGTGAATAAGTCGACATATCTATAGATATTTTAATCATCGCTTCTAAGTATGAAATTGATGGGTTGGTTAAGTTTCTATTATAAGTGAAAAGGACCATTTATCTTAAAAGAGAAGCTTCAAGGattattaaagaaaatataGGTTTTATCTATACGTTTCGAcgattttaattatatttgctTTAGAATTGGCACATGCCTCTTTgccttttcattttcttcctcAAGCTCATGTGGgtatcttttattattttacaagCTATAAGGTACGATGGTGTAGGGTAAGAGTCAAGTCGATTTTATTAGCTTCGAAATCAATCGAGAATCAAATCaaattgatttattttataaGGAAAGAGTCAAACCCATgtctaataaataataaaaacaattgGTTGACTTTTATTTATTCCAATTTATTATCTATTTAATTCTCAaatttctaactttttttttctttccatggatgtgttcattttgctattttCAAACTAAACTTGGGgtatttttcaaaattgaaattgaacgtttttttttttttacatttttctaAACAACCAgcataataatataattattatcttttttctaaacaataaatatatatgttataGATGTATCGTAATAATTCAAATACTAAAAGGGACCTAGGGTAGGAATTTATTTTTAAGGGGTATCCGTACATCTTTGATTTAGCTTGATATCGATTGGTTTttgaatgaatggaaaaagagTTGTATCTACTTTAATCACGTCATCTAGTACCTAGTAGTATTCTCGATTAACATCAAATCTTAAATAACATTTTATAGTTTGTGACCTTATGTCAACTTATGGTGGTATGTTGTTCTCCACCGCCATATACACATttattttatgaagcaaaattAAATTACTAACAATGGGGAGTATTCTAATGTTACGTAACTCTACCATCATcgttaaaaattataaacaaatgattttaaaatagtatatatatactaaTCATGTCAATAGTACATTagttaattatttatataaatagTGATATAGGATAAACAATACATACACATTACGCTACATATAAAATGAACATAGTTTACCACACCAATTTATCTATCTTTAAGCCAGTCCAAATTGTTCTCATGATTATAAAACACCCAAACTTAACAATAATTTAAGCATTGAAGCATGTGATCATAAAGTGTCACATTGATGCAAGATCTTCGAGTCCTTTGTGTAGCTTTTGCAAAAAGAAAACTCAAATTGCTATTTCATAACATAAAATGACATAATGTTGGGCAGCTATCAGGTAGTTGTTTGCCATTTTCAAAATTCGATAGCATCGTCTCAATGTAAGGACACcacattttaaataaataaactagtATTTGATTTTTCTTGTCAACCTCAACTAGTTAAGACGTGTTGCTACAAAGCCTTGATGGTTGTTTAAGACAAGGTAGAAAGCTCATAGATTGATTCAAATCCAAAGAGAATCAAGAGCAACATGAAAAAGCACGTGTCCCAAAATATGAAAGTTAAAGCCTCGAGTTTCGAGACAACTAGATGAGTTTAAGGAATAACAAGTTAACCAATGAGCTCAATGTTGGTGCCTTACAACTTCGAGACCACAATTTCCTAGTCATCATGGGGGGTTACATATAAATACATGTAGGGCGTCAAAGAAACAACAACCTCCAGTTCCGCAAGCACCTTAACACGCTTGGGTAACTATAAGCAAATTTCAAAGATCAAAATGcttataaataatttcattcaATGACTCTAAAGGGAAAAGAGTAAGTAAGATCAAAATGAAATGTGTGAATTTACTTATTGCGTACCTCAAATGAATTATACATTTCTTATACTAGACATCATAGTGATGTAGGTTCTCGATACACACACTAGTTTGAGAGTCTCTTACACCTATCAGCTTGAAGGACAAGATTCGACTAGGAGAAGCTCTGAAGCACAAATACTTCAAATTAAAATGTATAGAGAAATGTATATTGTTTAGGGTGtgtattattttagttttgattATTATAGTATGTGTTTGTCGTGTTGATTATTTatgtttgaaaagaaaataataaatacctagtaaaaagtaaaaaattatAAAGATAAAATAGTAATAATTGTAGTAAATAGCAAATACTAAAACAACAAGAGTTTTGAAACATTATCAATTGAAGtctaattgaaaatttttaaataatatttatagcATCGTATAAATTTCGTCCATCCCTTTAGTAttatattaaacataaaaatggCTAGATTCTCGCACATTTTCTAAAATAGAACAAGAGGTTCTCGTATGGCTAAAATTTAACCCAACCAAATTTCGAAGCCCACAAAGAACCAATAACAAGCCAACACGTGTTGGTAGGAATAGTTTATAAACCAAAGAAAGCTTTACACGTGGACGGCCTGGACGACACGAGCTTTCTGGGGAAATTCACTGGACCGAACCGGAAAGGACCATGCATCAATTTTCACGAAGCCGATTAATTCCGGTTTGTCTAAACCGCGATTTTACCTTTTTTTGGGAAAAGGCAACAGCACGTGATATCCTTGTGCGCTGCGCCGTCCatgataaaaatattattattttcataattaCTAGGTTTTGCTTAAATAATAGTCGGTTTATTGTGTTGGATAAAATATTTTGCAATAACCTTGGCAATATAGCATAATTAGAGGGCAGATAATTGATATTTTCATTGTATCGTTTGAAAATTTACGAAATATCAAGGAACAAAAATTAAGTACTCATCGAAACTGACATTTTATCGGTGTTTTTTATcgaaatttcaataaatttaaATCATCCATTAAGTTATCAACATAATTCCATCAATCTTAGTGGTTTAAATAACTTCTTAGATATATAATAACTcattcatattttctttttctttttcaaaaattattaGTAACACATTAGGCAATATggataatctttttttttttttttgcccaaAGATTTGAGCATATATGTTGATTTTTTATAAAACTTGGTCGTGTGCTACCTTATTCGAGTTGTCGTTAGGTTGGAGGGTTTTATTGATTGGAGAACGTAACTCTTGCGAAAGACAATGGGACGTTTTGGCCAGCAGACTTTCTTGATTGGCCAGTTGTCCTctatttaaataagaaaaatctTTTCTATGTATTTAGTTCTTTTGTTGTGTGAGGTTtctttttacatcatttatgtAGAAAACTACTTAAAAGGTAAGAGCACAATATATATCATTAATGCACTGCCCATAATGCTAAAATTTAAAGTGCAATTTATTGAGAAGATATAAACTAAAATGAGACATTACATTCAAATCCTAAAATTGataatattttaagaaaaatactcaatattattttttcgatataataaaaatacattatttattCTTTAGTAGTAAAAATGAGATTCCAATGTTTATAAAAACTCTCCCCAACATTATTTCCCTCTTCATCCATTTCCATCCAAAAATTCATCTCTCTCTTCCCTTTGTAAAACCCTTTCAGCCATGGCAGTAAGCAACAGCATAACAGCAATCCTAAACTTCATAATCTTCCTAAGTTCCATCCCCGTCATTGCTGCCGGAATCTGGCTTGCTTCAAAGCCCGACAACGAGTGCATCCAGCTTCTCCGCTGGCCCGTCGTGGTCCTTGGCGGTCTCCTCCTCATTGGTTCTCTCGTTGGCTTCATCGGCGCTTACTGTAACCGCCCTGGTCTCTTGGCTGTCTACCTCTTCTTCATGGCTGTTCTCATTATTCTCCTTCTTATTGTTCTTATCATCGCTTTCACCGCCACACGCCACAACGGCGGTAGCCACCCTGTCGCTGGAACACGGTTCCAAGAGTATCGGCTTGACGGCTACTCGTCTTGGCTCCGTCACCACGTCACCAGTTCAGGGAGTTGGCCTAGTGTGAGGACGTGCTTGGCTGTTTCGGATGTT
The sequence above is drawn from the Cucumis melo cultivar AY chromosome 2, USDA_Cmelo_AY_1.0, whole genome shotgun sequence genome and encodes:
- the LOC103492312 gene encoding tetraspanin-2-like isoform X2; protein product: MAVSNSITAILNFIIFLSSIPVIAAGIWLASKPDNECIQLLRWPVVVLGGLLLIGSLVGFIGAYCNRPGLLAVYLFFMAVLIILLLIVLIIAFTATRHNGGSHPVAGTRFQEYRLDGYSSWLRHHVTSSGSWPSVRTCLAVSDVCRKLNREFSSTEQYFATDISPLQGAANRRRRAGTSTRTQRHGRIRRTRGRTRIACYGATRGVNSATIATDVRRGCWRI
- the LOC103492312 gene encoding tetraspanin-2-like isoform X1; the encoded protein is MAVSNSITAILNFIIFLSSIPVIAAGIWLASKPDNECIQLLRWPVVVLGGLLLIGSLVGFIGAYCNRPGLLAVYLFFMAVLIILLLIVLIIAFTATRHNGGSHPVAGTRFQEYRLDGYSSWLRHHVTSSGSWPSVRTCLAVSDVCRKLNREFSSTEQYFATDISPLQSGCCKPPAACGYKYENPTTWENPENPRADPDCLLWSNERSKLCYDCDGCKAGLLENLRQEWRKANGVLVVAVVVLIFVYLVACAAYKNAQIQNISVRYKHGWI